One Portunus trituberculatus isolate SZX2019 chromosome 42, ASM1759143v1, whole genome shotgun sequence DNA window includes the following coding sequences:
- the LOC123517382 gene encoding tigger transposable element-derived protein 1-like — protein sequence MPPKHCAPAKASSSEAKRKKMMTISEKVKLLDMLKEGRSYVSVARHYGMNESTMWYIKKDKANIRKTASITFNKGAKCKVTPRNERIVKMEAALALWIADSRKKTVSLDTNMIRTKAKALYDQILPDDDNEEAEVGADEPDKPQASNTARKEEFPNLISEESYLPEQVFNMDETGLFWKMMPSRTFLFKDEVKRPGFKLHKDHVTLIMCGNAAADGSRCRSCL from the exons ATGCCGCCTAAGCACTGTGCCCCTGCAAAAGCTTCCTCTAGTGAagccaagaggaagaagatgatgaccatTAGTGAGAAAGTGAAACTTTTGGACATGCTCAAAGAGGGCAGAAGTTATGTCTCTGTGGCACGCCATTATGGCATGAATGAATCTACAATGTGGTACATCAAGAAAGACAAAGCAAATATCCGCAAAACTGCTTCCATAACCTTCAATAAGGGAGCGAAATGTAAGGTAACTCCGCGTAATGAGAGAATTGTGAAAATGGAAGCTGCATTGGCATTGTGGATTGCTGATAGCAGGAAAAAGACAGTGAGTTTGGACACTAATATGATCAGGACAAAAGCCAAAGCTCTCTACGACCAAATCTTGCCTGATGACGACAATGAAGAGGCTGAAGTAGGTGCTGACGAACCTGACAAACCTCAAGCCAGTAACACTGCCAGGA AGGAAGAGTTTCCTAACCTCATCAGTGAGGAAAGCTACCTCCCTGAGCAAGTTTTTAACATGGATGAAACAGGCCTTTTCTGGAAGATGATGCCTTCGCGTACATTCCTCTTCAAAGACGAAGTGAAGAGGCCAGGCTTCAAGCTCCACAAGGACCATGTGACTCTCATCATGTGTGGCAATGCTGCAG CCGATGGATCAAGGTGTCGTTCGTGCCTTTAA